The following coding sequences are from one Salvelinus namaycush isolate Seneca chromosome 23, SaNama_1.0, whole genome shotgun sequence window:
- the LOC120018086 gene encoding heterogeneous nuclear ribonucleoprotein R-like isoform X3, with protein MAAAEVNSSSAPVMEEKEPIEVTTEGEHTENYQTLIDVGLPQKVADSLNKIFSTGLLAYADLDERAIDALRAFNEVGALSVLSQFKESDLTHVQNKSAFLCAAMKTYRQREKQGSKVQESSKGPAESKIKALLERTGYTLDVTTGQRKYGGPPPEEVFKGAQPGIGTEVFVGKIPRDLYEDELVPLFEKAGPIWDLRLMMDPLSGQNRGYAFINFCSKDAAAEAVKLCDNYEIRSRKHLGVCISVANNRLFVGSIPKNKTRESILDDFSKVTEGLQEVILYHQPDDKETNRGFCFLEYEDHKSAAQARRCLMSGKVMVWGNPVTVEWANPVTERDTDVMANAKVLFVRKLATSVTEELLVKTFSAFGKLERVYKLKDYAFVHFEDRDAAVKAMVDMNGKELGGEAIEIRIAKKKKARKTQRQTTRNPGRNDDYNQPPPRMPPPDRGRGRGRRGGYAAYPPDYHSYDDHYGYDYHDPCRGYEDPYYGYEDPYYGYEDPYYGYEDPYYGYEDVYSEKGRGSRGGPPPPRARGTPPTQGRGGYAQRGPPIRGPRGGRGGGRGGLFQPQRAHSTQGARGNRGGNVGGKRKADVFNQPDSKRRQTNKQNWGSQLITQQQGGDYSDNYG; from the exons ATGGCTGCTGCCGAGGTGAACAGTAGTTCTGCTCCGGTGATGGAGGAAAAGGAGCCTATAGAAGTCACCACCGAAGGCGAGCACACAGAGAACTACCAGACACTAATTGATGTCGGACTGCCGCAGAAAGTGGCTGACAGTCTCAACAAAATATTCTCTACTG GGTTGCTGGCATACGCTGACCTAGACGAGAGGGCCATCGATGCTCTGAGGGCGTTCAATGAAGTGGGAGCATTGTCTGTACTGTCGCAGTTCAAAGAAAGTGACCTGACCCATGTCCAG AACAAAAGTGCTTTTCTTTGTGCAGCTATGAAGACATACAGACAGAGGGAAAAGCAAGGAAGTAAAGTACAGGAATCCTCTAAGGGTCCTGCTGAGTCCAAGATCAAG GCTCTGCTGGAGCGGACAGGATACACCCTGGACGTCACCACCGGACAGAGGAAATACGGAGGGCCCCCACCAGAGGAAGTGTTTAAAGGAGCACAGCCTGGGATTGGAACTGAG gtgtttgtgggaaAGATCCCCAGAGACCTGTATGAAGATGAGCTGGTGCCTCTGTTTGAGAAGGCGGGCCCAATCTGGGATCTGAGGTTAATGATGGACCCCCTGTCGGGTCAGAACCGGGGATATGCCTTCATCAACTTCTGCAGCAAGGATGCAGCAGCTGAGGCGGTGAAACTT TGTGACAACTATGAAATCCGGTCTAGGAAACACCTTGGAGTGTGCATATCTGTAGCGAACAACCGCCTGTTTGTCGGATCAATCCCAAAGAACAAGACCAGAGAGAGCATATTGGATGACTTCAGCAAAGTCACAG AGGGGCTTCAGGAAGTGATCCTCTACCACCAGCCGGATGACAAGGAGACGAACCGTGGCTTCTGTTTCCTGGAGTACGAGGACCACAAGTCTGCAGCCCAGGCCCGCCGCTGCCTCATGAGTGGCaaggtgatggtgtgggggaacCCGGTCACTGTGGAGTGGGCCAACCCGGTCACTGAGCGCGACACGGATGTCATGGCCAAT GCGAAGGTTTTGTTTGTCAGGAAGCTTGCCACCTCAGTCACAGAGGAGCTACTAGTGAAGACATTCTCTGCCTTTGGCAAACTGGAGCGAGTGTATAAGCTCAAAGACTACGCCTTTGTCCACTTTGAGGACAGGGACGCCGCTGTGAAG GCAATGGTAGACATGAATGGAAAGGAGCTGGGGGGAGAGGCGATTGAAATAAGAATAGCAAAGAAGAAGAAGGCGCGGAAGACTCAGCGCCAGACCACCAGAAACCCAGG CAGGAATGACGATTACAACCAGCCACCGCCACGCATGCCTCCACCAGATAGGGGCAGGGGCCGTGGTCGCCGCGGGGGCTACGCCGCCTACCCTCCAGACTACCACAGCTATGATGACCACTACGGCTATGACTATCATGACCCCTGCAGGGGTTACGAGGACCCCTACTACGGTTACGAGGACCCCTACTACGGTTACGAGGACCCCTACTACGGTTACGAGGACCCCTACTACGGTTACGAGGACGTGTACAGCGAGAAGGGCCGTGGCAGCAGGGGAGGCCCGCCCCCTCCTAGGGCCCGTGGAACACCACCCACACAGGGCCGAGGGGGCTATGCGCAGAGGGGGCCACCCATCAGAGGGCCCAGGGGTGGCAGAGGAGGGGGCCGTGGGGGACTCTTCCAGCCACAGAGGGCCCACAGTACCCAAGGAGCCAGGGGGAACCGTGGGGGGAATGTGGGCGGGAAGAGGAAGGCAGACGTCTTCAACCAGCCTGACTCAAAGCGCCGGCAGACCAACAAGCAGAACTGGGGGTCCCAGCTCATCACCCAGCAGCAAGGTGGCGACTATTCTGATAACTATGGTTAA
- the LOC120018086 gene encoding heterogeneous nuclear ribonucleoprotein R-like isoform X1, which yields MAAAEVNSSSAPVMEEKEPIEVTTEGEHTENYQTLIDVGLPQKVADSLNKIFSTGLLAYADLDERAIDALRAFNEVGALSVLSQFKESDLTHVQNKSAFLCAAMKTYRQREKQGSKVQESSKGPAESKIKALLERTGYTLDVTTGQRKYGGPPPEEVFKGAQPGIGTEVFVGKIPRDLYEDELVPLFEKAGPIWDLRLMMDPLSGQNRGYAFINFCSKDAAAEAVKLCDNYEIRSRKHLGVCISVANNRLFVGSIPKNKTRESILDDFSKVTEGLQEVILYHQPDDKETNRGFCFLEYEDHKSAAQARRCLMSGKVMVWGNPVTVEWANPVTERDTDVMANQAKVLFVRKLATSVTEELLVKTFSAFGKLERVYKLKDYAFVHFEDRDAAVKAMVDMNGKELGGEAIEIRIAKKKKARKTQRQTTRNPGRNDDYNQPPPRMPPPDRGRGRGRRGGYAAYPPDYHSYDDHYGYDYHDPCRGYEDPYYGYEDPYYGYEDPYYGYEDPYYGYEDVYSEKGRGSRGGPPPPRARGTPPTQGRGGYAQRGPPIRGPRGGRGGGRGGLFQPQRAHSTQGARGNRGGNVGGKRKADVFNQPDSKRRQTNKQNWGSQLITQQQGGDYSDNYG from the exons ATGGCTGCTGCCGAGGTGAACAGTAGTTCTGCTCCGGTGATGGAGGAAAAGGAGCCTATAGAAGTCACCACCGAAGGCGAGCACACAGAGAACTACCAGACACTAATTGATGTCGGACTGCCGCAGAAAGTGGCTGACAGTCTCAACAAAATATTCTCTACTG GGTTGCTGGCATACGCTGACCTAGACGAGAGGGCCATCGATGCTCTGAGGGCGTTCAATGAAGTGGGAGCATTGTCTGTACTGTCGCAGTTCAAAGAAAGTGACCTGACCCATGTCCAG AACAAAAGTGCTTTTCTTTGTGCAGCTATGAAGACATACAGACAGAGGGAAAAGCAAGGAAGTAAAGTACAGGAATCCTCTAAGGGTCCTGCTGAGTCCAAGATCAAG GCTCTGCTGGAGCGGACAGGATACACCCTGGACGTCACCACCGGACAGAGGAAATACGGAGGGCCCCCACCAGAGGAAGTGTTTAAAGGAGCACAGCCTGGGATTGGAACTGAG gtgtttgtgggaaAGATCCCCAGAGACCTGTATGAAGATGAGCTGGTGCCTCTGTTTGAGAAGGCGGGCCCAATCTGGGATCTGAGGTTAATGATGGACCCCCTGTCGGGTCAGAACCGGGGATATGCCTTCATCAACTTCTGCAGCAAGGATGCAGCAGCTGAGGCGGTGAAACTT TGTGACAACTATGAAATCCGGTCTAGGAAACACCTTGGAGTGTGCATATCTGTAGCGAACAACCGCCTGTTTGTCGGATCAATCCCAAAGAACAAGACCAGAGAGAGCATATTGGATGACTTCAGCAAAGTCACAG AGGGGCTTCAGGAAGTGATCCTCTACCACCAGCCGGATGACAAGGAGACGAACCGTGGCTTCTGTTTCCTGGAGTACGAGGACCACAAGTCTGCAGCCCAGGCCCGCCGCTGCCTCATGAGTGGCaaggtgatggtgtgggggaacCCGGTCACTGTGGAGTGGGCCAACCCGGTCACTGAGCGCGACACGGATGTCATGGCCAAT CAGGCGAAGGTTTTGTTTGTCAGGAAGCTTGCCACCTCAGTCACAGAGGAGCTACTAGTGAAGACATTCTCTGCCTTTGGCAAACTGGAGCGAGTGTATAAGCTCAAAGACTACGCCTTTGTCCACTTTGAGGACAGGGACGCCGCTGTGAAG GCAATGGTAGACATGAATGGAAAGGAGCTGGGGGGAGAGGCGATTGAAATAAGAATAGCAAAGAAGAAGAAGGCGCGGAAGACTCAGCGCCAGACCACCAGAAACCCAGG CAGGAATGACGATTACAACCAGCCACCGCCACGCATGCCTCCACCAGATAGGGGCAGGGGCCGTGGTCGCCGCGGGGGCTACGCCGCCTACCCTCCAGACTACCACAGCTATGATGACCACTACGGCTATGACTATCATGACCCCTGCAGGGGTTACGAGGACCCCTACTACGGTTACGAGGACCCCTACTACGGTTACGAGGACCCCTACTACGGTTACGAGGACCCCTACTACGGTTACGAGGACGTGTACAGCGAGAAGGGCCGTGGCAGCAGGGGAGGCCCGCCCCCTCCTAGGGCCCGTGGAACACCACCCACACAGGGCCGAGGGGGCTATGCGCAGAGGGGGCCACCCATCAGAGGGCCCAGGGGTGGCAGAGGAGGGGGCCGTGGGGGACTCTTCCAGCCACAGAGGGCCCACAGTACCCAAGGAGCCAGGGGGAACCGTGGGGGGAATGTGGGCGGGAAGAGGAAGGCAGACGTCTTCAACCAGCCTGACTCAAAGCGCCGGCAGACCAACAAGCAGAACTGGGGGTCCCAGCTCATCACCCAGCAGCAAGGTGGCGACTATTCTGATAACTATGGTTAA
- the LOC120018086 gene encoding heterogeneous nuclear ribonucleoprotein R-like isoform X2, whose protein sequence is MAAAEVNSSSAPVMEEKEPIEVTTEGEHTENYQTLIDVGLPQKVADSLNKIFSTGLLAYADLDERAIDALRAFNEVGALSVLSQFKESDLTHVQNKSAFLCAAMKTYRQREKQGSKVQESSKGPAESKIKALLERTGYTLDVTTGQRKYGGPPPEEVFKGAQPGIGTEVFVGKIPRDLYEDELVPLFEKAGPIWDLRLMMDPLSGQNRGYAFINFCSKDAAAEAVKLCDNYEIRSRKHLGVCISVANNRLFVGSIPKNKTRESILDDFSKVTEGLQEVILYHQPDDKETNRGFCFLEYEDHKSAAQARRCLMSGKVMVWGNPVTVEWANPVTERDTDVMANQAKVLFVRKLATSVTEELLVKTFSAFGKLERVYKLKDYAFVHFEDRDAAVKAMVDMNGKELGGEAIEIRIAKKKKARKTQRQTTRNPGNDDYNQPPPRMPPPDRGRGRGRRGGYAAYPPDYHSYDDHYGYDYHDPCRGYEDPYYGYEDPYYGYEDPYYGYEDPYYGYEDVYSEKGRGSRGGPPPPRARGTPPTQGRGGYAQRGPPIRGPRGGRGGGRGGLFQPQRAHSTQGARGNRGGNVGGKRKADVFNQPDSKRRQTNKQNWGSQLITQQQGGDYSDNYG, encoded by the exons ATGGCTGCTGCCGAGGTGAACAGTAGTTCTGCTCCGGTGATGGAGGAAAAGGAGCCTATAGAAGTCACCACCGAAGGCGAGCACACAGAGAACTACCAGACACTAATTGATGTCGGACTGCCGCAGAAAGTGGCTGACAGTCTCAACAAAATATTCTCTACTG GGTTGCTGGCATACGCTGACCTAGACGAGAGGGCCATCGATGCTCTGAGGGCGTTCAATGAAGTGGGAGCATTGTCTGTACTGTCGCAGTTCAAAGAAAGTGACCTGACCCATGTCCAG AACAAAAGTGCTTTTCTTTGTGCAGCTATGAAGACATACAGACAGAGGGAAAAGCAAGGAAGTAAAGTACAGGAATCCTCTAAGGGTCCTGCTGAGTCCAAGATCAAG GCTCTGCTGGAGCGGACAGGATACACCCTGGACGTCACCACCGGACAGAGGAAATACGGAGGGCCCCCACCAGAGGAAGTGTTTAAAGGAGCACAGCCTGGGATTGGAACTGAG gtgtttgtgggaaAGATCCCCAGAGACCTGTATGAAGATGAGCTGGTGCCTCTGTTTGAGAAGGCGGGCCCAATCTGGGATCTGAGGTTAATGATGGACCCCCTGTCGGGTCAGAACCGGGGATATGCCTTCATCAACTTCTGCAGCAAGGATGCAGCAGCTGAGGCGGTGAAACTT TGTGACAACTATGAAATCCGGTCTAGGAAACACCTTGGAGTGTGCATATCTGTAGCGAACAACCGCCTGTTTGTCGGATCAATCCCAAAGAACAAGACCAGAGAGAGCATATTGGATGACTTCAGCAAAGTCACAG AGGGGCTTCAGGAAGTGATCCTCTACCACCAGCCGGATGACAAGGAGACGAACCGTGGCTTCTGTTTCCTGGAGTACGAGGACCACAAGTCTGCAGCCCAGGCCCGCCGCTGCCTCATGAGTGGCaaggtgatggtgtgggggaacCCGGTCACTGTGGAGTGGGCCAACCCGGTCACTGAGCGCGACACGGATGTCATGGCCAAT CAGGCGAAGGTTTTGTTTGTCAGGAAGCTTGCCACCTCAGTCACAGAGGAGCTACTAGTGAAGACATTCTCTGCCTTTGGCAAACTGGAGCGAGTGTATAAGCTCAAAGACTACGCCTTTGTCCACTTTGAGGACAGGGACGCCGCTGTGAAG GCAATGGTAGACATGAATGGAAAGGAGCTGGGGGGAGAGGCGATTGAAATAAGAATAGCAAAGAAGAAGAAGGCGCGGAAGACTCAGCGCCAGACCACCAGAAACCCAGG GAATGACGATTACAACCAGCCACCGCCACGCATGCCTCCACCAGATAGGGGCAGGGGCCGTGGTCGCCGCGGGGGCTACGCCGCCTACCCTCCAGACTACCACAGCTATGATGACCACTACGGCTATGACTATCATGACCCCTGCAGGGGTTACGAGGACCCCTACTACGGTTACGAGGACCCCTACTACGGTTACGAGGACCCCTACTACGGTTACGAGGACCCCTACTACGGTTACGAGGACGTGTACAGCGAGAAGGGCCGTGGCAGCAGGGGAGGCCCGCCCCCTCCTAGGGCCCGTGGAACACCACCCACACAGGGCCGAGGGGGCTATGCGCAGAGGGGGCCACCCATCAGAGGGCCCAGGGGTGGCAGAGGAGGGGGCCGTGGGGGACTCTTCCAGCCACAGAGGGCCCACAGTACCCAAGGAGCCAGGGGGAACCGTGGGGGGAATGTGGGCGGGAAGAGGAAGGCAGACGTCTTCAACCAGCCTGACTCAAAGCGCCGGCAGACCAACAAGCAGAACTGGGGGTCCCAGCTCATCACCCAGCAGCAAGGTGGCGACTATTCTGATAACTATGGTTAA
- the LOC120018086 gene encoding heterogeneous nuclear ribonucleoprotein R-like isoform X4, which yields MAAAEVNSSSAPVMEEKEPIEVTTEGEHTENYQTLIDVGLPQKVADSLNKIFSTGLLAYADLDERAIDALRAFNEVGALSVLSQFKESDLTHVQNKSAFLCAAMKTYRQREKQGSKVQESSKGPAESKIKALLERTGYTLDVTTGQRKYGGPPPEEVFKGAQPGIGTEVFVGKIPRDLYEDELVPLFEKAGPIWDLRLMMDPLSGQNRGYAFINFCSKDAAAEAVKLCDNYEIRSRKHLGVCISVANNRLFVGSIPKNKTRESILDDFSKVTEGLQEVILYHQPDDKETNRGFCFLEYEDHKSAAQARRCLMSGKVMVWGNPVTVEWANPVTERDTDVMANAKVLFVRKLATSVTEELLVKTFSAFGKLERVYKLKDYAFVHFEDRDAAVKAMVDMNGKELGGEAIEIRIAKKKKARKTQRQTTRNPGNDDYNQPPPRMPPPDRGRGRGRRGGYAAYPPDYHSYDDHYGYDYHDPCRGYEDPYYGYEDPYYGYEDPYYGYEDPYYGYEDVYSEKGRGSRGGPPPPRARGTPPTQGRGGYAQRGPPIRGPRGGRGGGRGGLFQPQRAHSTQGARGNRGGNVGGKRKADVFNQPDSKRRQTNKQNWGSQLITQQQGGDYSDNYG from the exons ATGGCTGCTGCCGAGGTGAACAGTAGTTCTGCTCCGGTGATGGAGGAAAAGGAGCCTATAGAAGTCACCACCGAAGGCGAGCACACAGAGAACTACCAGACACTAATTGATGTCGGACTGCCGCAGAAAGTGGCTGACAGTCTCAACAAAATATTCTCTACTG GGTTGCTGGCATACGCTGACCTAGACGAGAGGGCCATCGATGCTCTGAGGGCGTTCAATGAAGTGGGAGCATTGTCTGTACTGTCGCAGTTCAAAGAAAGTGACCTGACCCATGTCCAG AACAAAAGTGCTTTTCTTTGTGCAGCTATGAAGACATACAGACAGAGGGAAAAGCAAGGAAGTAAAGTACAGGAATCCTCTAAGGGTCCTGCTGAGTCCAAGATCAAG GCTCTGCTGGAGCGGACAGGATACACCCTGGACGTCACCACCGGACAGAGGAAATACGGAGGGCCCCCACCAGAGGAAGTGTTTAAAGGAGCACAGCCTGGGATTGGAACTGAG gtgtttgtgggaaAGATCCCCAGAGACCTGTATGAAGATGAGCTGGTGCCTCTGTTTGAGAAGGCGGGCCCAATCTGGGATCTGAGGTTAATGATGGACCCCCTGTCGGGTCAGAACCGGGGATATGCCTTCATCAACTTCTGCAGCAAGGATGCAGCAGCTGAGGCGGTGAAACTT TGTGACAACTATGAAATCCGGTCTAGGAAACACCTTGGAGTGTGCATATCTGTAGCGAACAACCGCCTGTTTGTCGGATCAATCCCAAAGAACAAGACCAGAGAGAGCATATTGGATGACTTCAGCAAAGTCACAG AGGGGCTTCAGGAAGTGATCCTCTACCACCAGCCGGATGACAAGGAGACGAACCGTGGCTTCTGTTTCCTGGAGTACGAGGACCACAAGTCTGCAGCCCAGGCCCGCCGCTGCCTCATGAGTGGCaaggtgatggtgtgggggaacCCGGTCACTGTGGAGTGGGCCAACCCGGTCACTGAGCGCGACACGGATGTCATGGCCAAT GCGAAGGTTTTGTTTGTCAGGAAGCTTGCCACCTCAGTCACAGAGGAGCTACTAGTGAAGACATTCTCTGCCTTTGGCAAACTGGAGCGAGTGTATAAGCTCAAAGACTACGCCTTTGTCCACTTTGAGGACAGGGACGCCGCTGTGAAG GCAATGGTAGACATGAATGGAAAGGAGCTGGGGGGAGAGGCGATTGAAATAAGAATAGCAAAGAAGAAGAAGGCGCGGAAGACTCAGCGCCAGACCACCAGAAACCCAGG GAATGACGATTACAACCAGCCACCGCCACGCATGCCTCCACCAGATAGGGGCAGGGGCCGTGGTCGCCGCGGGGGCTACGCCGCCTACCCTCCAGACTACCACAGCTATGATGACCACTACGGCTATGACTATCATGACCCCTGCAGGGGTTACGAGGACCCCTACTACGGTTACGAGGACCCCTACTACGGTTACGAGGACCCCTACTACGGTTACGAGGACCCCTACTACGGTTACGAGGACGTGTACAGCGAGAAGGGCCGTGGCAGCAGGGGAGGCCCGCCCCCTCCTAGGGCCCGTGGAACACCACCCACACAGGGCCGAGGGGGCTATGCGCAGAGGGGGCCACCCATCAGAGGGCCCAGGGGTGGCAGAGGAGGGGGCCGTGGGGGACTCTTCCAGCCACAGAGGGCCCACAGTACCCAAGGAGCCAGGGGGAACCGTGGGGGGAATGTGGGCGGGAAGAGGAAGGCAGACGTCTTCAACCAGCCTGACTCAAAGCGCCGGCAGACCAACAAGCAGAACTGGGGGTCCCAGCTCATCACCCAGCAGCAAGGTGGCGACTATTCTGATAACTATGGTTAA